A single region of the Triticum dicoccoides isolate Atlit2015 ecotype Zavitan chromosome 2B, WEW_v2.0, whole genome shotgun sequence genome encodes:
- the LOC119360708 gene encoding hydroquinone glucosyltransferase-like, giving the protein MGSLTSTGPAPPRARPRPHVVLLASPGAGHFIPMAELARRLVELHGFAATIVTFTNLSGPAGQLLPRFPASVATAELPAVQMNDLPADAHDGLVLMELVRRSVPNIRALLRSINDDSSAAPLAALVPDFLCSVALPLAAELGVPGYLFIPSNLALVALTRHILELHEDAAPGEYRDLAVPLELLGGISLCREDLPDGCGSSRHPGYEQVVELGRRIRAADGLLVNTFYEMELGTAEAFKRLVVPEQAAGAFLFPPVFPVGPFVRRPDPDEAAAGASSPCLEWLDRQPVGSVVYVAFGSGGTLSVEQTAELAAGLEASDQRFLCVVRMPSTAGGSDEDDPLAWLPEGFLGRTRGRGLAIAAWAPQARVLSHTVTAVFVSHCGWNSTLESVGCGVPMLAWPLYAEQRMNAVLLEERLGVALRVPAEVGCLVTRHEIATAVKELVEGDQKLRRQAEDLQKAAERAWSPEGPSRRALEEVAVKWKAALGRKSNTCSA; this is encoded by the exons ATGGGGTCGTTGACCAGCACTGGCCCCGCGCCACCCAGAGCGCGGCCGCGGCCGCACGTCGTGCTTCTGGCCAGCCCCGGCGCCGGCCACTTCATTCCAATGGCCGAGCTGGCGCGGCGGCTCGTGGAGCTCCATGGCTTCGCGGCCACGATCGTCACCTTCACCAACCTCTCCGGCCCGGCAGGCCAGCTTCTCCCGCGCTTCCCCGCCTCCGTCGCCACCGCCGAGCTCCCCGCCGTCCAAATGAACGACCTCCCTGCCGACGCCCACGACGGCTTAGTGCTCATGGAGCTCGTCCGCCGCTCCGTCCCCAACATCCGCGCCCTCCTCCGCTCCATCAACGACGACTCCAGTGCCGCCCCGCTCGCCGCGCTGGTGCCGGACTTCCTCTGCTCCGTGGCGCTGCCCCTCGCCGCCGAGCTCGGCGTCCCGGGATACCTCTTCATCCCTAGCAACCTGGCGTTGGTCGCCCTCACGCGCCACATCCTCGAGCTCCACGAGGACGCCGCCCCCGGCGAGTACCGCGACCTCGCGGTGCCTCTCGAGCTTCTCGGCGGCATCTCGCTGTGCCGCGAGGACCTCCCCGACGGGTGCGGCAGTTCCAGGCACCCGGGTTACGAGCAGGTTGTCGAGTTGGGCCGGAGGATCCGCGCTGCCGATGGCCTGTTGGTGAACACGTTCTACGAGATGGAACTTGGCACCGCGGAAGCGTTCAAGCGGCTGGTGGTACCGGAGCAAGCTGCGGGCGCGTTCCTCTTCCCGCCGGTGTTCCCGGTGGGGCCGTTCGTCCGGCGGCCAGATCCCGACGAAGCCGCCGCGGGCGCGTCGTCGCCATGCTTGGAGTGGCTCGACCGTCAGCCGGTCGGTTCTGTGGTGTACGTCGCCTTCGGGAGCGGCGG aacacttTCTGTGGAGCAAACAGCTGAGCTCGCGGCCGGGCTGGAGGCGAGCGACCAAAGGTTTCTTTGCGTCGTGCGAATGCCAAGCACCGCCGGCGGCTCCGACGAGGACGATCCATTGGCGTGGCTCCCCGAGGGCTTCTTGGGCAGGACGCGGGGCAGGGGCCTGGCCATCGCGGCATGGGCGCCTCAGGCGCGCGTGCTGTCCCACACCGTGACCGCCGTCTTCGTGTCGCACTGCGGGTGGAACTCGACGCTGGAGAGCGTGGGGTGCGGCGTGCCCATGCTCGCGTGGCCGCTGTACGCGGAGCAGAGGATGAACGCCGTTCTCCTGGAAGAGAGGCTTGGAGTGGCATTGCGAGTGCCAGCGGAGGTCGGATGCTTGGTGACCCGCCACGAGATCGCCACCGCCGTGAAGGAGCTCGTGGAGGGGGATCAGAAGCTGCGGCGCCAGGCTGAGGACCTGCAGAAAGCGGCAGAACGTGCATGGTCACCGGAGGGGCCGTCGCGTCGTGCGCTCGAGGAGGTCGCCGTCAAGTGGAAGGCGGCGCTTGGCAGAAAAAGCAACACATGTAGTGCGTGA
- the LOC119362706 gene encoding tRNA ligase 1-like isoform X1, which translates to MSLSLSLSHSPRRFLPLLPAPPFAMPPRRDHGKQTQQRWKPKATPTPAPAPAPSSTAVERMSLAPSTAGAAQVWVPRGYATSASSSSSSAVAAAEQGGASDKLSRLIKGAAEFSVDNNTFTEAQIRATFYPKFENEKSDQETRTRMIEIVSQGLATIEVTQKHSGSLFMYAGHRGGAYAKNSFGNIFTAVGVFVLGRLFREAWGSKAPKMQAEFNDFLEENRICISMELVTAVLGDHGQRPKDDYAVVTAVTELGHGKPQFYSTPEVISFCQKWRLPTNHVWLFSTRKSATSFFAAYDALCEEGTATPVCKALDEIADISVPGSKDHVMVQGEILEGLVARIVSRESSVQMEEVLRNFPIPSLDGGDSDLGPSLRDVCAANRSDEKQQIKALLENVGSSMCPDHRDWFGYSGLEPQSRNADKSVVTHFLQAHPTDYATKKLQEMIGLMKRKNFSASFKSYWNYQKVDSLSNDNLCYKMVIHVYSDSVFRRYQQEMRKNQELWPLYRGFFVDVNLFKANNKKAAELSKDSNTLLRNINGALDSSLSSKDGLADEDSDLMVKLKFLTYKIRTFLIRNGLSTLFKDGPSAYKTYYLRQMKIWGTSASKQKELTKMLDEWAVYIRRKYQNKQLPSSTYLTEAEPFLEQYAKRSPANQALIGAAGDLVQTENFLAILDAQRDEEGDLQPERGTAPSSPTSTSLDVVSKTEGLIVFFPGIPGCAKSALCEQILNTPGGLGDNRPLHSLMGDRTKGRYWQKVADERKKKPFRITLADKNAPNEEVWRQIEDMCGMTKAAAVPVIPDSEGTDSNPFSLEALAVFMFRVLQRVNHPGNLDKASPNAGYILLMFYNLYDGKCRREFESELYERFGSLVKMPLLKPERAPLPGDVKTILDEGMSLFRLHQSRHGRVEPSKGSYAQEWAQWEKRLRVVLSRNANYLTSIQVPFDVAVKEVLEQLKAVAKGDVKTPDTAKRRFGNIIFAAVTVPQADILSLLRKLGENDGDVNNFLNGIKVEDNLSKAHVTLAHKRAHGVAAVASYGVYQNQEVPVLFNAFLYTDKMAALEAQLGTVNGEKIDSKNDWPHVTLWTAPGVAPKEANMLPQLFSAGQAKRVLIDPPITISGVLDFY; encoded by the exons ATgtcgctctccctctctctctcccacagccCCAGGCggttcctccccctcctccccgccCCGCCCTTCGCAATGCCTCCTCGCCGCGACCAC GGCAAGCAGACGCAGCAGAGATGGAAGCCGaaggccacccccacccccgcccccgcccccgccccctcaTCCACGGCCGTCGAGAGGATGTCCCTTGCGCCGAGCACGGCAGGGGCGGCGCAGGTGTGGGTGCCCAGGGGCTACGCGACCtcggcgtcctcgtcctcgtcctccgcGGTCGCCGCCGCCGAGCAGGGCGGCGCCAGCGATAAGCTCTCCAGGCTGATCAAGGGGGCCGCGGAGTTCTCGGTGGACAACAACACCTTCACCGAGGCACAGATCAGGGCCACCTTCTACCCCAAGTTCGAGAACGAGAAATCTGACCAGGAG ACAAGAACTCGGATGATTGAGATTGTTTCACAGGGATTAGCTACCATTGAG GTTACGCAAAAGCACTCAGGATCTCTATTCATGTATGCTGGTCACCGTGGTGGTGCATATGCCAAGAACAGCTTTGGAAATAT CTTCACCGCCGTGGGTGTTTTTGTCCTGGGTCGCTTATTTCGTGAAGCTTGGGGCAGCAAAGCTCCTAAAATGCAAGCGGAATTCAATGATTTTCTCGAG GAAAATCGAATATGCATTTCAATGGAACTCGTGACAGCTGTATTAGGAGACCATGGGCAAAGGCCAAAGGATGATTATG CTGTGGTTACAGCTGTGACAGAATTGGGCCATGGCAAGCCTCAGTTCTATTCTACCCCAGAGGTGATTTCATTTTGTCAGAAATGGCGGCTACCAACAAATCATGTCTGGCTATTTTCCACAAG GAAATCTGCCACTTCATTCTTTGCTGCCTATGACGCTTTGTGTGAAGAGGGTACTGCCACACCTGTATGCAAAGCCCTTGATGAAATAGCTGATATATCTGtgccag GGTCAAAGGATCATGTAATGGTGCAGGGTGAGATTCTTGAAGGTCTGGTTGCCCGTATTGTCAGTCGTGAAAGTTCAGTTCAAATGGAAGAGGTTTTGAGGAACTTTCCAATACCTTCATTAGATGGAG GTGACTCTGATTTAGGACCAAGTTTACGAGACGTATGTGCTGCTAATAGGTCAGATGAGAAGCAG CAAATTAAAGCACTTCTTGAAAATGTTGGATCTTCAATGTGTCCAGACCACCGTGATTGGTTTGGATACAGTGGTCTTGAGCCCCAGTCTCGAAATGCTGATAAATCAGTTGTCACTCATTTTTTGCAAGCACATCCCACAGACTATGCAACTAAGAAATTACAG GAGATGATTGGTCTGATGAAGCGGAAAAATTTCTCTGCATCTTTCAAATCTTATTGGAATTATCAAAAGGTTGATTCTCTTTCAAATGATAACTTGTGTTACAAGATGGTTATCCATGTGTACAGTGATTCTGTTTTTAGACGCTATCAGCAAGAGATGAG GAAAAATCAAGAGTTGTGGCCACTGTACAGAG GTTTCTTTGTTGATGTAAACCTgttcaaggcgaataataagaaggCTGCTGAACTTTCCAAAGACAGTAACACTTTACTGAGAAATATCAATGGTGCTTTGGATTCAAGTTTGTCAAGTAAGGATGGTCTGGCTGACGAGGATTCAGATTTGATGGTTAAACTAAAATTTCTGACCTATAAG ATAAGGACATTTTTAATTCGGAATGGCCTCTCCACCCTCTTCAAAGATGGCCCATCTGCGTATAAAACTTATTACCTGAG GCAAATGAAGATTTGGGGAACATCAGCAAGTAAGCAGAAAGAGCTCACCAAAATGTTGGACGAATG GGCTGTATACATCAGAAGAAAGTATCAAAATAAGCAGCTGCCATCCTCAACATATCTTACCGAAGCAGAACCTTTCCTTGAACAATATGCTAAGCGTAGTCCTGCAAACCAGGCTTTGATAGGGGCTGCTGGCGACTTGGTTCAAACAGAAAATTTCTTGGCCATACTTGATGCACAGAGAGATGAAGAGGGTGACCTTCAGCCAGAACGTGGGACAGCTCCTTCTAGTCCCACGTCGACATCCCTGGACGTTGTTTCGAAAACCGAGGGCCTTATTGTCTTCTTTCCTG GTATACCTGGTTGTGCGAAGTCTGCTTTATGTGAGCAAATATTAAACACGCCCGGTGGCCTTGGTGATAATCGTCCTCTTCATAGTTTGATGGGAGATCGTACTAAAG GAAGATACTGGCAAAAGGTTGCTGATGAGCGAAAAAAGAAACCATTTAGAATAACCCTCGCTGATAAAAATGCACCAAATGAGGAAGTCTGGCGGCAG ATTGAAGATATGTGTGGGATGACAAAGGCTGCTGCTGTTCCTGTAATTCCTGATTCTGAAG GCACCGATTCAAATCCATTCTCTCTTGAAGCTCTTGCTGTTTTCATGTTTCGTGTACTCCAACGGGTCAATCATCCG GGAAATCTGGACAAAGCATCACCAAATGCTGGCTATATTTTGCTAATGTTTTATAACCTCTATGATGGCAAG TGCCGAAGAGAATTTGAAAGTGAATTATATGAGCGTTTTGGCTCTTTGGTTAAGATGCCTCTCCTGAAGCCAGAGAG AGCTCCATTGCCTGGTGATGTCAAAACTATCTTAGATGAGGGAATGAGCTTATTCAGACTGCATCAAAGCAGGCATGGGAG AGTGGAGCCATCAAAAGGTTCATATGCCCAAGAATGGGCTCAGTGGGAGAAAAGACTACGTGTGGTCTTGTCAAGGAATGCTAATTATCTTACATCCATTCAG GTTCCATTTGATGTTGCGGTGAAAGAAGTACTGGAACAGTTGAAGGCTGTTGCAAAAGGTGATGTCAAAACTCCTGATACTGCAAAGCGAAGGTTTGGGAATATCATTTTTGCTGCGGTTACAGTACCCCAGGCAGATATATTGAGCCTTCTCCGAAAG TTGGGCGAGAATGATGGTGATGTAAACAATTTTCTCAACGGCATAAAAGTGGAGGATAACCTAAGCAAGGCTCATGTCACGCTTGCCCACAAAAGAGCCCATGGTGTAGCTGCAGTTGCTAGCTATGGAGTCTACCAGAACCAGGAAGTCCCAGTGTTGTTTAACGCCTTCCTCTACACTGATAAGATGGCTGCTCTTGAGGCACAACTTGGAACTGTAAATGGCGAGAAGATCGATTCCAAAAATGACTGGCCACATGTTACCCTTTGGACAGCCCCTGGTGTTGCACCGAAGGAAGCAAACATGCTGCCGCAGCTGTTTTCAGCAGGACAAGCGAAACGTGTACTGATCGACCCTCCGATCACCATCTCAGGAGTGCTTGACTTCTACTGA
- the LOC119362706 gene encoding tRNA ligase 1-like isoform X2, whose product MSLSLSLSHSPRRFLPLLPAPPFAMPPRRDHTQQRWKPKATPTPAPAPAPSSTAVERMSLAPSTAGAAQVWVPRGYATSASSSSSSAVAAAEQGGASDKLSRLIKGAAEFSVDNNTFTEAQIRATFYPKFENEKSDQETRTRMIEIVSQGLATIEVTQKHSGSLFMYAGHRGGAYAKNSFGNIFTAVGVFVLGRLFREAWGSKAPKMQAEFNDFLEENRICISMELVTAVLGDHGQRPKDDYAVVTAVTELGHGKPQFYSTPEVISFCQKWRLPTNHVWLFSTRKSATSFFAAYDALCEEGTATPVCKALDEIADISVPGSKDHVMVQGEILEGLVARIVSRESSVQMEEVLRNFPIPSLDGGDSDLGPSLRDVCAANRSDEKQQIKALLENVGSSMCPDHRDWFGYSGLEPQSRNADKSVVTHFLQAHPTDYATKKLQEMIGLMKRKNFSASFKSYWNYQKVDSLSNDNLCYKMVIHVYSDSVFRRYQQEMRKNQELWPLYRGFFVDVNLFKANNKKAAELSKDSNTLLRNINGALDSSLSSKDGLADEDSDLMVKLKFLTYKIRTFLIRNGLSTLFKDGPSAYKTYYLRQMKIWGTSASKQKELTKMLDEWAVYIRRKYQNKQLPSSTYLTEAEPFLEQYAKRSPANQALIGAAGDLVQTENFLAILDAQRDEEGDLQPERGTAPSSPTSTSLDVVSKTEGLIVFFPGIPGCAKSALCEQILNTPGGLGDNRPLHSLMGDRTKGRYWQKVADERKKKPFRITLADKNAPNEEVWRQIEDMCGMTKAAAVPVIPDSEGTDSNPFSLEALAVFMFRVLQRVNHPGNLDKASPNAGYILLMFYNLYDGKCRREFESELYERFGSLVKMPLLKPERAPLPGDVKTILDEGMSLFRLHQSRHGRVEPSKGSYAQEWAQWEKRLRVVLSRNANYLTSIQVPFDVAVKEVLEQLKAVAKGDVKTPDTAKRRFGNIIFAAVTVPQADILSLLRKLGENDGDVNNFLNGIKVEDNLSKAHVTLAHKRAHGVAAVASYGVYQNQEVPVLFNAFLYTDKMAALEAQLGTVNGEKIDSKNDWPHVTLWTAPGVAPKEANMLPQLFSAGQAKRVLIDPPITISGVLDFY is encoded by the exons ATgtcgctctccctctctctctcccacagccCCAGGCggttcctccccctcctccccgccCCGCCCTTCGCAATGCCTCCTCGCCGCGACCAC ACGCAGCAGAGATGGAAGCCGaaggccacccccacccccgcccccgcccccgccccctcaTCCACGGCCGTCGAGAGGATGTCCCTTGCGCCGAGCACGGCAGGGGCGGCGCAGGTGTGGGTGCCCAGGGGCTACGCGACCtcggcgtcctcgtcctcgtcctccgcGGTCGCCGCCGCCGAGCAGGGCGGCGCCAGCGATAAGCTCTCCAGGCTGATCAAGGGGGCCGCGGAGTTCTCGGTGGACAACAACACCTTCACCGAGGCACAGATCAGGGCCACCTTCTACCCCAAGTTCGAGAACGAGAAATCTGACCAGGAG ACAAGAACTCGGATGATTGAGATTGTTTCACAGGGATTAGCTACCATTGAG GTTACGCAAAAGCACTCAGGATCTCTATTCATGTATGCTGGTCACCGTGGTGGTGCATATGCCAAGAACAGCTTTGGAAATAT CTTCACCGCCGTGGGTGTTTTTGTCCTGGGTCGCTTATTTCGTGAAGCTTGGGGCAGCAAAGCTCCTAAAATGCAAGCGGAATTCAATGATTTTCTCGAG GAAAATCGAATATGCATTTCAATGGAACTCGTGACAGCTGTATTAGGAGACCATGGGCAAAGGCCAAAGGATGATTATG CTGTGGTTACAGCTGTGACAGAATTGGGCCATGGCAAGCCTCAGTTCTATTCTACCCCAGAGGTGATTTCATTTTGTCAGAAATGGCGGCTACCAACAAATCATGTCTGGCTATTTTCCACAAG GAAATCTGCCACTTCATTCTTTGCTGCCTATGACGCTTTGTGTGAAGAGGGTACTGCCACACCTGTATGCAAAGCCCTTGATGAAATAGCTGATATATCTGtgccag GGTCAAAGGATCATGTAATGGTGCAGGGTGAGATTCTTGAAGGTCTGGTTGCCCGTATTGTCAGTCGTGAAAGTTCAGTTCAAATGGAAGAGGTTTTGAGGAACTTTCCAATACCTTCATTAGATGGAG GTGACTCTGATTTAGGACCAAGTTTACGAGACGTATGTGCTGCTAATAGGTCAGATGAGAAGCAG CAAATTAAAGCACTTCTTGAAAATGTTGGATCTTCAATGTGTCCAGACCACCGTGATTGGTTTGGATACAGTGGTCTTGAGCCCCAGTCTCGAAATGCTGATAAATCAGTTGTCACTCATTTTTTGCAAGCACATCCCACAGACTATGCAACTAAGAAATTACAG GAGATGATTGGTCTGATGAAGCGGAAAAATTTCTCTGCATCTTTCAAATCTTATTGGAATTATCAAAAGGTTGATTCTCTTTCAAATGATAACTTGTGTTACAAGATGGTTATCCATGTGTACAGTGATTCTGTTTTTAGACGCTATCAGCAAGAGATGAG GAAAAATCAAGAGTTGTGGCCACTGTACAGAG GTTTCTTTGTTGATGTAAACCTgttcaaggcgaataataagaaggCTGCTGAACTTTCCAAAGACAGTAACACTTTACTGAGAAATATCAATGGTGCTTTGGATTCAAGTTTGTCAAGTAAGGATGGTCTGGCTGACGAGGATTCAGATTTGATGGTTAAACTAAAATTTCTGACCTATAAG ATAAGGACATTTTTAATTCGGAATGGCCTCTCCACCCTCTTCAAAGATGGCCCATCTGCGTATAAAACTTATTACCTGAG GCAAATGAAGATTTGGGGAACATCAGCAAGTAAGCAGAAAGAGCTCACCAAAATGTTGGACGAATG GGCTGTATACATCAGAAGAAAGTATCAAAATAAGCAGCTGCCATCCTCAACATATCTTACCGAAGCAGAACCTTTCCTTGAACAATATGCTAAGCGTAGTCCTGCAAACCAGGCTTTGATAGGGGCTGCTGGCGACTTGGTTCAAACAGAAAATTTCTTGGCCATACTTGATGCACAGAGAGATGAAGAGGGTGACCTTCAGCCAGAACGTGGGACAGCTCCTTCTAGTCCCACGTCGACATCCCTGGACGTTGTTTCGAAAACCGAGGGCCTTATTGTCTTCTTTCCTG GTATACCTGGTTGTGCGAAGTCTGCTTTATGTGAGCAAATATTAAACACGCCCGGTGGCCTTGGTGATAATCGTCCTCTTCATAGTTTGATGGGAGATCGTACTAAAG GAAGATACTGGCAAAAGGTTGCTGATGAGCGAAAAAAGAAACCATTTAGAATAACCCTCGCTGATAAAAATGCACCAAATGAGGAAGTCTGGCGGCAG ATTGAAGATATGTGTGGGATGACAAAGGCTGCTGCTGTTCCTGTAATTCCTGATTCTGAAG GCACCGATTCAAATCCATTCTCTCTTGAAGCTCTTGCTGTTTTCATGTTTCGTGTACTCCAACGGGTCAATCATCCG GGAAATCTGGACAAAGCATCACCAAATGCTGGCTATATTTTGCTAATGTTTTATAACCTCTATGATGGCAAG TGCCGAAGAGAATTTGAAAGTGAATTATATGAGCGTTTTGGCTCTTTGGTTAAGATGCCTCTCCTGAAGCCAGAGAG AGCTCCATTGCCTGGTGATGTCAAAACTATCTTAGATGAGGGAATGAGCTTATTCAGACTGCATCAAAGCAGGCATGGGAG AGTGGAGCCATCAAAAGGTTCATATGCCCAAGAATGGGCTCAGTGGGAGAAAAGACTACGTGTGGTCTTGTCAAGGAATGCTAATTATCTTACATCCATTCAG GTTCCATTTGATGTTGCGGTGAAAGAAGTACTGGAACAGTTGAAGGCTGTTGCAAAAGGTGATGTCAAAACTCCTGATACTGCAAAGCGAAGGTTTGGGAATATCATTTTTGCTGCGGTTACAGTACCCCAGGCAGATATATTGAGCCTTCTCCGAAAG TTGGGCGAGAATGATGGTGATGTAAACAATTTTCTCAACGGCATAAAAGTGGAGGATAACCTAAGCAAGGCTCATGTCACGCTTGCCCACAAAAGAGCCCATGGTGTAGCTGCAGTTGCTAGCTATGGAGTCTACCAGAACCAGGAAGTCCCAGTGTTGTTTAACGCCTTCCTCTACACTGATAAGATGGCTGCTCTTGAGGCACAACTTGGAACTGTAAATGGCGAGAAGATCGATTCCAAAAATGACTGGCCACATGTTACCCTTTGGACAGCCCCTGGTGTTGCACCGAAGGAAGCAAACATGCTGCCGCAGCTGTTTTCAGCAGGACAAGCGAAACGTGTACTGATCGACCCTCCGATCACCATCTCAGGAGTGCTTGACTTCTACTGA